From a region of the Drosophila virilis strain 15010-1051.87 chromosome 3, Dvir_AGI_RSII-ME, whole genome shotgun sequence genome:
- the Exn gene encoding uncharacterized protein Exn isoform X1 — translation MQLSADVMATSSGAHLDAAAARCDLNGNATTTTTTKTSPRKEKTILGWLVKSASASDKSNDNDNQNDRLNDNYNRGNNNNNSCNCETRAFRDFRGVQTLRLLWSKRISSASEEAAAAHQQQRVQVQGLGTLRKLNKSVSCLVNAFNNARDWPSLTNAHETRAKRAASLHNLQEAPPLTSPPQQLQRDKDNFYKYKNAEQAKMQNKLRRGSDATANASATFPAVKAGGAAGERLQWPKREDIVSKCRTEHERSLSDNEHDCERERERERERERGQVNLISARREQAAAGTSAIRISLSATSFDGGSSESLQTVNSINSNTTTSTAATVTSRAAGTRRKYSFKTHAGKSFHQHHTPRRMSSHSHSHSHSQGAESGHASASGSTSGVVRQLTQQFNEIIQKDARLLEQVKRNNGVWLARGAHVYKIVEKPAVQQAQSEQVQSEQAAQSMRSSMVQRNIKKFEKLEKPAVPLKPQQLLLRKHQEQMSQRPSTLSLSKQMRSKRARSQQQQREQREQKAVEQELAVVREELAKTPVELHASTDEGVQSDVDADDATKPKPADSALTQTLPADDELDDADSAAAAEERQKQRKHKYATIYEKLRFLPFAKGGKKSATPSPHKTAAEQKEPELEPKPEPLPSPCVEADAKILAALEVLDQKLKILADPPAKTADGELLLAANDDFEQRLLPNSSFIYQAANKQISNNQLLLNQAVNVTLVNAIEGEQMIMEQKQLAAEEVQQQQLEQKLEQQSRRQLQAEPEEEPMYEPITPTMEIKTEPQASSLFKLTSQMLKEPDAIQLPVEDIYQTVEEATAVPTPATPTGNSNWLEGYESIAGSTRNSNSDDYEAFATPTTTPTTTTTLSTGTLGRNTRDELPELPKPKRVLPKSPLILRPAPAKPAQPSRLAGKACAGPASTDEDEENIYDTIKGCTDAISLSSNCYESISNYRKSKNSPAPAVGVVVAAGVGVVAGSTASGVQLSSSGSTLTLASDHRTNSLYESSLAAGVLYGSASVGCRSSLASSGAGSAGSSGAGIVGGGGAGKQCDKRSSIAGSSDNSDAWVDISDGEATAAASATSEAQFVVVRERFKQHRVRSPDWSKRIRDKRLQQNKAKSCIEDDSDHYYETLAPLGNKRHSTQLPPGQHRVSQRRGKQHSASAQALGQHQSNSDDYDSFETDSDEHTEPEQRLQHHNDSGVDMRNHRLPEPPAPQNQVYAIVRKFKDFISSKKSPKGSQQKLYENSSSGSQFYVECRSRSKQEQYETPARSLSSSERNLLASQSPQEQLQQPASAGSLLRAKPKNGKSLRSRLRKSLVGNSFDTKQLSALTPTRSTFYIEDPPSQQQLLALQQAQHGSGELDSGFSEKASSGDLPVVMPATPGDVEAHKFSTVARKTKKEAKALRRRTTIGVRPHEPPPPPPPVAVEMRGNRAQQEAHSPTSWYAECGVFKQSTTTTTTTTASTAELTTPTPSANGGGSSWYAESGLYQTSGISVASSSGSSGVSTGNEAGLGDELQPHSLFDNEPLYQVYSAAKLESITRDLEAQEGSTDGYEEIGHTKAQPTQRKTRPSALQLVEPKNGPSRTLWSEIPEVIHSCILPTLTPRERGLQEAKFEIMTSEASYLKSLNLLRRHFMNNAAFCDSSVLSTRDRKALFSYIVPVHECSERLLTELECCWQNNIMLLGLSRCIYEIAERHFHVYITFCEHQGRMDRTLRRLKEAKSGAFQQQLEKLEASPSCCGLNLHSFLMLPMQRITRLPLLIDAVFSKESPHNADEYESWKLTLALVQKIVAQCNEAANRCEQAYELERISKQLEFPAHIRALAIVPVGVPKQGAKPRFLVKRGELTHLMWRGDDAKLTFGKRFTKSSIYAFLFSDLLVLCKRKGESNFTVFDYCPRSMLTLASGDSLPQLPTKDIKDPTSKNLMLMTLLENHERKTIELVLSCPSVSDQQRWLEAMRPPEAETPGEKLYESWDCPQVIAKHSYESDEPDVLQLELGDVVNVSRKLPDGWYQGERIRDGAVGWFPGSYTEELNSSHVRARNLKQRHRLLTFTATYLEAQKGK, via the exons ATGCAGTTGTCAGCGGACGTCATGGCGACCTCATCTGGTGCGCATCTCGATGCGGCAGCAGCTCGCTGCGATCTCAATGgaaacgcaacaacaacaacaacaacaaagacgtCGCCGCGTAAAGAAAAGACAATACTCGGTTGGCTGGTGAAAAGTGCAAGTGCAAGCGATAAATcgaacgataacgataaccaAAACGATAGACTCAACGATAATTACAAtcgaggcaacaacaacaacaacagttgcaattGTGAAACGCGAGCATTTCGCGATTTCCGCGGCGTCCAAACGCTGCGTCTGCTCTGGAGCAAGCGCATCAGCAGCGCCAGCGAGGAGGCAGCCGCTGCCCATCAACAGCAACGGGTTCAGGTGCAGGGGCTGGGCACGTTGCGGAAGCTAAACAAGTCGGTTAGCTGTTTGGTGAATGCGTTTAATAACGCGCGCGATTGGCCCAGCCTGACGAACGCGCACGAAACGCGCGCAAAACGCGCCGCTAGCTTGCACAATCTGCAAGAGGCGCCGCCGTTGACGTCACCGCCACAGCAACTCCAACGTGACAAAGATAACTTCTACAAGTACAAAAACGCCGAACAggccaaaatgcaaaataagcTGCGACGCGGCAGCGACGCGACTGCAAACGCGAGCGCGACTTTTCCCGCAGTTAAGGCGGGCGGCGCGGCGGGCGAGCGTTTGCAGTGGCCAAAACGTGAGGACATCGTGAGCAAGTGCAGAACGGAGCACGAGCGCAGTCTATCAGATAATGAGCATGACTGCGAgcgggagagggagagggagcgGGAGCGTGAGCGGGGCCAGGTGAATCTTATCAGCGCTAGACGTGagcaagcagcagctggaacGTCGGCGATTCGCATTAGTTTGAGCGCGACGAGCTTCGatggcggcagcagcgagTCGCTGCAGACGGTGAATTCCATAAATTCCAATACCACGACAAGCACCGCCGCGACCGTGACGTCACGCGCTGCGGGCACGCGTCGCAAATACAGCTTCAAAACACATGCGGGCAAATCATTCCATCAGCACCACACGCCGCGCCGCATGTCCAGCCACAGCCAtagtcacagtcacagccaGGGCGCAGAGTCTGGCCACGCCTCCGCCTCCGGCTCGACGTCGGGCGTGGTGCGCCAGCTGACGCAGCAGTTCAATGAGATCATACAAAAGGATGCCCGCCTGCTGGAGCAGGTGAAGCGCAACAATGGCGTCTGGCTGGCGCGTGGCGCTCATGTCTACAAGATCGTGGAGAAGCCAGCCGTGCAGCAGGCGCAATCGGAGCAGGTGCAATCGGAGCAGGCGGCGCAATCGATGCGCAGTTCCATGGTGCAGCGCAACATCAAGAAGTTCGAGAAGCTGGAGAAGCCAGCGGTGCCGCTcaagccgcagcagctgctgctgcgcaagCATCAGGAGCAAATGAGCCAAAGACCCAGCACGCTCAGCCTCAGCAAGCAGATGCGCAGCAAGCGTGCccgcagccagcagcagcagcgcgagCAGCGGGAACAGAAGGCGGTGGAACAGGAGCTGGCGGTGGTGCGCGAGGAGCTGGCCAAGACTCCAGTGGAGCTGCATGCCAGCACGGACGAAGGTGTGCAATCGGATGTGGACGCGGATGATGCTACAAAACCAAAGCCCGCTGACTCAGCGCTGACTCAGACGCTGCCCGCCGACGATGAGCTggatgatgcggacagcgcggCGGCGGCAGAGGAGCGGCAGAAGCAGCGCAAGCACAAATATGCCACGATCTACGAGAAGCTGCGCTTCCTGCCCTTTGCCAAAGGCGGCAAGAAATCCGCAACGCCTTCGCCCCACAAAAcagcagctgagcagaaggAGCCGGAGCTGGAGCCGAAGCCGGAGCCACTGCCCTCACCCTGCGTGGAGGCGGACGCCAAGATCCTGGCCGCACTCGAGGTGCTCGACCAGAAGCTGAAAATACTCGCGGATCCGCCGGCCAAAACGGCGGACGGGGAACTGTTGCTGGCGGCCAACGATGACTTTGAGCAGCGCCTGCTGCCCAACAGCTCGTTCATCTACCAGGCGGCCAACAAGCAGATCTCCAAcaaccagctgctgctcaaccAGGCGGTGAACGTGACCCTGGTGAATGCCATTGAGGGCGAGCAGATGATCATGGAGCAGAAACAACTGGCCGCCGAggaagtgcagcagcagcagctcgagcAGAAGCTGGAGCAGCAGTCGAGGCGGCAGCTGCAGGCCGAGCCGGAGGAGGAACCCATGTATGAGCCCATCACGCCCACAATGGAGATCAAGACTGAGCCGCAGGCGTCGAGCCTGTTTAAGTTAACAAGCCAAATGCTTAAGGAGCCGGACGCAATCCAGCTCCCAGTGGAGGACATCTATCAAACTGTGGAGGAGGCAACAGCTGTGCCAACtccggccacgcccacaggcaacagcaactggctgGAGGGCTACGAGTCCATTGCGGGCTCCACGcggaacagcaacagcgatgACTACGAAGcctttgccacgcccacaacaactccgactacaacaacaacattaagcACCGGCACACTGGGCCGGAATACGCGCGACGAGCTGCCGGAGCTGCCCAAGCCAAAGCGTGTGCTGCCCAAGTCGCCGCTAATCCTGCGACCCGCGCCCGCCAAGCCCGCGCAGCCGAGTCGCTTGGCCGGCAAAGCGTGCGCCGGGCCCGCCTCCACGGATGAGGATGAGGAGAACATCTATGACACCATCAAGGGCTGTACGGACGCCATCTCGTTGAGCTCCAATTGCTACGAGAGCATCTCCAACTATCGCAAGAGCAAGAATTCACCTGCACCTGCAGTGGGTGTGGTCGTGGCAGCGGGTGTGGGCGTGGTCGCGGGCTCAACTGCGTCCGGCGTGCAGCTGTCCAGCAGCGGCTCCACGCTGACGCTCGCCTCGGATCATCGCACGAACAGTCTCTATGAATCCTCGCTAGCTGCAGGCGTGCTCTACGGCAGCGCCAGCGTCGGCTGCCGCAGCTCCTTGGCCAGCAGCGGCGCCGGCAGcgccggcagcagcggcgccggCATCGTCGGCGGCGGAGGGGCGGGCAAACAGTGCGACAAACGCTCCTCGATAGCCGGCTCCAGCGACAACAGCGATGCCTGGGTGGACATATCCGACGGAGAGGCGACGGCAGCGGCGTCTGCCACCAGCGAGGCGCAGTTCGTTGT CGTACGGGAACGCTTCAAGCAGCATCGTGTTCGCAGCCCGGATTGGTCGAAACGCATCAGAGACAAAAGACTGCAACAAAACAAGGCGAAGAGCTGCATCGAGG ATGACTCGGATCACTATTACGAGACGCTGGCGCCGTTGGGCAACAAACGGCACTCGACGCAGCTGCCGCCGGGTCAGCATCGGGTTTCGCAGCGACGCGGCAAGCAGCATTCGGCGTCGGCGCAGGCGCTGGGCCAGCATCAGAGCAACTCGGATGACTACGATTCCTTCGAGACGGACAGCGATGAGCACACGGAGCCCGAACAGCGCTTGCAACAC CACAATGACAGCGGCGTGGACATGCGCAATCATCGCCTGCCGGAGCCGCCGGCGCCGCAGAATCAAGTGTATGCGATTGTGCGCAAATTCAAGGACTTCATCTCCAGCAAGAAGTCGCCCAAGGGCAGTCAGCAGAAGCTCTACGAGAACAGCAGCTCCGGCTCCCAGTTCTATGTGGAGTGCCGCAGCAGAAGCAAGCAGGAGCAGTACGAGACTCCCGCCCGTTCGCTGAGCAGCTCCGAGCGCAATCTGCTGGCCAGCCAGAGTCcgcaggagcagctgcagcagcccgCCTCGGCTGGCAGCCTGCTGCGAGCCAAGCCAAAGAATGGCAAGAGCCTGCGCTCGCGTCTGCGCAAGAGCCTGGTGGGCAACTCCTTCGATACCAAACAGCTGTCGGCGCTGACGCCGACGCGCAGCACCTTCTATATCGAGGATCCgccgtcgcagcagcagctgctggcgctgcagcaggcgcagcaCGGCTCCGGCGAGCTGGACTCGGGCTTCTCGGAGAAGGCCTCCTCCGGAGACCTGCCCGTCGTGATGCCTGCGACGCCCGGCGATGTCGAGGCGCACAAGTTCTCAACGGTCGCACGCAAAACCAAAAAGGAGGCCAAGGCACTCCGGCGCCGCACCACAATTGGCGTGCGTCCACACGAGCCGCCGCCTCCGCCACCGCCGGTGGCGGTCGAGATGCGCGGCAATAGAGCACAACAGGAGGCACATTCACCCACCTCCTGGTATGCCGAATGCGGCGTCTTCAAGCAatcaactacaacaacaacaacaacaacagcaagcacAGCTGAGCtgaccacgcccacgcccagtGCCAATGGTGGCGGCAGCTCGTGGTATGCAGAGTCAGGTCTCTACCAGACCAGCGGCATATCCGTGGCCAGCTCGAGCGGCAGCTCCGGCGTCTCTACGGGCAACGAGGCGGGCCTGGGCGATGAGCTGCAGCCGCACAGTTTGTTCGACAACGAGCCCCTCTACCAGGTCTACAGCGCCGCCAAGCTGGAG TCCATTACGCGCGACCTGGAGGCGCAGGAGGGCTCCACGGATGGCTACGAGGAGATTGGCCACACCAAGGCGCAGCCGACGCAGCGGAAGACGCGTCCCAGCGCTCTGCAGCTGGTCGAGCCTAAGAATGGGCCATCCCGCACGCTCTGGAGCGAAATACCCGAGGTCATCCATTCCTGCATCTTGC CCACGTTGACGCCCCGGGAGCGCGGCCTGCAGGAGGCCAAGTTCGAGATCATGACCTCGGAGGCGAGCTACCTGAAGTCCCTGAATCTGCTGCGACGTCATTTCATGAACAATGCCGCCTTCTGCGACAGCTCCGTGCTGAGCACGCGCGACCGCAAGGCGCTCTTCTCCTACATTGTGCCCGTGCACGAATGCTCGGAGCGTCTGCTCACCGAGCTGGAgtgctgctggcaaaacaacATCATGCTGCTGGGGCTGAGCCGCTGCATCTACGAGATTGCCGAACGGCATTTCCATGTGTACATCACGTTCTGCGAGCACCAGGGCCGCATGGATCGCACGCTGCGTCGCCTCAAGGAGGCGAAGAGCGGCGCcttccagcagcagctggagaagCTCGAAGCCAGTCCCAGCTGCTGTGGCCTCAATCTGCACTCGTTCCTCATGCTGCCCATGCAGCGGATCacgcggctgccgctgctcatCGATGCAGTGTTTAGCAAGGAGTCGCCGCACAATGCCGACGAGTACGAGAGCTGGAAGCTGACGCTGGCGCTCGTCCAGAAGATTGTTGCGCAGTGCAACGAGGCGGCCAATCGCTGTGAGCAGGCCTATGAACTGGAGCGCATCTCCAAGCAGCTCGAGTTCCCCGCCCATATACGCGCTCTGGCCATAGTGCCAGTGGGCGTGCCCAAGCAGGGCGCCAAACCGCGTTTCCTGGTCAAACGGGGCGAGCTGACGCATCTGATGTGGCGCGGCGACGATGCCAAGCTGACGTTCGGCAAACGCTTCACCAAGTCCAGCATCTATGCGTTCCTCTTCTCCGACCTGCTGGTGCTCTGCAAGCGCAAGGGCGAGTCCAACTTCACGGTGTTCGACTACTGCCCCCGCAGCATGCTGACCCTGGCGTCGGGCGACTCACTGCCCCAGCTGCCCACCAAAGACATCAAGGATCCGACTAGTAAAAATCTCATGCTGATGACGCTGCTAGAGAACCACGAGCGCAAGACCATAGAACTT GTGCTGTCCTGTCCCTCGGTGTCCGATCAGCAGCGCTGGCTGGAGGCTATGCGTCCACCGGAGGCGGAAACACCTGGCGAGAAATTGTACGAGTCCTGGGACTGTCCGCAGGTCATTGCCAAGCACAGCTACGAATCTGATGAGCCAGATGTGCTACAGCTGGAGCTGGGCGACGTGGTAAACGTCTCACGCAAGCTGCCTGATG GCTGGTACCAGGGCGAACGCATCAGGGACGGCGCCGTCGGCTGGTTCCCCGGCAGCTACACGGAGGAGCTGAACTCGTCCCATGTACGCGCCCGCAATCTGAAGCAGCGCCATCGCCTGCTTACCTTTACCGCCACCTACCTGGAGGCGCAAAAGGGCAAATGA
- the Exn gene encoding uncharacterized protein Exn isoform X2, whose product MATSGNHSQRLSCTGSLSSNSSHAHSNGQLVTLPRKRRPRAAGEVSVTCPTSSVYLNAEPSAEHSASQAPSEPEPIYQNEAAAISQRARQRQRRLPLHQSVLRVSYVEQGRESMVVSSFVDDSDHYYETLAPLGNKRHSTQLPPGQHRVSQRRGKQHSASAQALGQHQSNSDDYDSFETDSDEHTEPEQRLQHHNDSGVDMRNHRLPEPPAPQNQVYAIVRKFKDFISSKKSPKGSQQKLYENSSSGSQFYVECRSRSKQEQYETPARSLSSSERNLLASQSPQEQLQQPASAGSLLRAKPKNGKSLRSRLRKSLVGNSFDTKQLSALTPTRSTFYIEDPPSQQQLLALQQAQHGSGELDSGFSEKASSGDLPVVMPATPGDVEAHKFSTVARKTKKEAKALRRRTTIGVRPHEPPPPPPPVAVEMRGNRAQQEAHSPTSWYAECGVFKQSTTTTTTTTASTAELTTPTPSANGGGSSWYAESGLYQTSGISVASSSGSSGVSTGNEAGLGDELQPHSLFDNEPLYQVYSAAKLESITRDLEAQEGSTDGYEEIGHTKAQPTQRKTRPSALQLVEPKNGPSRTLWSEIPEVIHSCILPTLTPRERGLQEAKFEIMTSEASYLKSLNLLRRHFMNNAAFCDSSVLSTRDRKALFSYIVPVHECSERLLTELECCWQNNIMLLGLSRCIYEIAERHFHVYITFCEHQGRMDRTLRRLKEAKSGAFQQQLEKLEASPSCCGLNLHSFLMLPMQRITRLPLLIDAVFSKESPHNADEYESWKLTLALVQKIVAQCNEAANRCEQAYELERISKQLEFPAHIRALAIVPVGVPKQGAKPRFLVKRGELTHLMWRGDDAKLTFGKRFTKSSIYAFLFSDLLVLCKRKGESNFTVFDYCPRSMLTLASGDSLPQLPTKDIKDPTSKNLMLMTLLENHERKTIELVLSCPSVSDQQRWLEAMRPPEAETPGEKLYESWDCPQVIAKHSYESDEPDVLQLELGDVVNVSRKLPDGWYQGERIRDGAVGWFPGSYTEELNSSHVRARNLKQRHRLLTFTATYLEAQKGK is encoded by the exons ATGGCAACCAGCGGCAATCACAGTCAACGCCTCAGCTGCACGGGCAGCCTGAGCAGTAACAgtagccacgcccacagcaaTGGGCAGCTGGTCACGTTGCCACGCAAGCGACGGCCACGTGCCGCAGGCGAAGTCAGCGTCACGTGCCCGACGAGCAGTGTCTACCTAAATGCCGAGCCAAGTGCGGAGCACAGTGCGAGCCAGGCTCCGTCCGAGCCGGAGCCCATCTATCAGAACGAGGCGGCGGCCATCAGTCAGCGGGCGCGGCAGCGCCAACGTCGCCTGCCGCTGCATCAGAGCGTGCTGCGCGTCAGCTATGTGGAGCAGGGCAGGGAGTCCATGGTGGTCAGCAGCTTTGTAG ATGACTCGGATCACTATTACGAGACGCTGGCGCCGTTGGGCAACAAACGGCACTCGACGCAGCTGCCGCCGGGTCAGCATCGGGTTTCGCAGCGACGCGGCAAGCAGCATTCGGCGTCGGCGCAGGCGCTGGGCCAGCATCAGAGCAACTCGGATGACTACGATTCCTTCGAGACGGACAGCGATGAGCACACGGAGCCCGAACAGCGCTTGCAACAC CACAATGACAGCGGCGTGGACATGCGCAATCATCGCCTGCCGGAGCCGCCGGCGCCGCAGAATCAAGTGTATGCGATTGTGCGCAAATTCAAGGACTTCATCTCCAGCAAGAAGTCGCCCAAGGGCAGTCAGCAGAAGCTCTACGAGAACAGCAGCTCCGGCTCCCAGTTCTATGTGGAGTGCCGCAGCAGAAGCAAGCAGGAGCAGTACGAGACTCCCGCCCGTTCGCTGAGCAGCTCCGAGCGCAATCTGCTGGCCAGCCAGAGTCcgcaggagcagctgcagcagcccgCCTCGGCTGGCAGCCTGCTGCGAGCCAAGCCAAAGAATGGCAAGAGCCTGCGCTCGCGTCTGCGCAAGAGCCTGGTGGGCAACTCCTTCGATACCAAACAGCTGTCGGCGCTGACGCCGACGCGCAGCACCTTCTATATCGAGGATCCgccgtcgcagcagcagctgctggcgctgcagcaggcgcagcaCGGCTCCGGCGAGCTGGACTCGGGCTTCTCGGAGAAGGCCTCCTCCGGAGACCTGCCCGTCGTGATGCCTGCGACGCCCGGCGATGTCGAGGCGCACAAGTTCTCAACGGTCGCACGCAAAACCAAAAAGGAGGCCAAGGCACTCCGGCGCCGCACCACAATTGGCGTGCGTCCACACGAGCCGCCGCCTCCGCCACCGCCGGTGGCGGTCGAGATGCGCGGCAATAGAGCACAACAGGAGGCACATTCACCCACCTCCTGGTATGCCGAATGCGGCGTCTTCAAGCAatcaactacaacaacaacaacaacaacagcaagcacAGCTGAGCtgaccacgcccacgcccagtGCCAATGGTGGCGGCAGCTCGTGGTATGCAGAGTCAGGTCTCTACCAGACCAGCGGCATATCCGTGGCCAGCTCGAGCGGCAGCTCCGGCGTCTCTACGGGCAACGAGGCGGGCCTGGGCGATGAGCTGCAGCCGCACAGTTTGTTCGACAACGAGCCCCTCTACCAGGTCTACAGCGCCGCCAAGCTGGAG TCCATTACGCGCGACCTGGAGGCGCAGGAGGGCTCCACGGATGGCTACGAGGAGATTGGCCACACCAAGGCGCAGCCGACGCAGCGGAAGACGCGTCCCAGCGCTCTGCAGCTGGTCGAGCCTAAGAATGGGCCATCCCGCACGCTCTGGAGCGAAATACCCGAGGTCATCCATTCCTGCATCTTGC CCACGTTGACGCCCCGGGAGCGCGGCCTGCAGGAGGCCAAGTTCGAGATCATGACCTCGGAGGCGAGCTACCTGAAGTCCCTGAATCTGCTGCGACGTCATTTCATGAACAATGCCGCCTTCTGCGACAGCTCCGTGCTGAGCACGCGCGACCGCAAGGCGCTCTTCTCCTACATTGTGCCCGTGCACGAATGCTCGGAGCGTCTGCTCACCGAGCTGGAgtgctgctggcaaaacaacATCATGCTGCTGGGGCTGAGCCGCTGCATCTACGAGATTGCCGAACGGCATTTCCATGTGTACATCACGTTCTGCGAGCACCAGGGCCGCATGGATCGCACGCTGCGTCGCCTCAAGGAGGCGAAGAGCGGCGCcttccagcagcagctggagaagCTCGAAGCCAGTCCCAGCTGCTGTGGCCTCAATCTGCACTCGTTCCTCATGCTGCCCATGCAGCGGATCacgcggctgccgctgctcatCGATGCAGTGTTTAGCAAGGAGTCGCCGCACAATGCCGACGAGTACGAGAGCTGGAAGCTGACGCTGGCGCTCGTCCAGAAGATTGTTGCGCAGTGCAACGAGGCGGCCAATCGCTGTGAGCAGGCCTATGAACTGGAGCGCATCTCCAAGCAGCTCGAGTTCCCCGCCCATATACGCGCTCTGGCCATAGTGCCAGTGGGCGTGCCCAAGCAGGGCGCCAAACCGCGTTTCCTGGTCAAACGGGGCGAGCTGACGCATCTGATGTGGCGCGGCGACGATGCCAAGCTGACGTTCGGCAAACGCTTCACCAAGTCCAGCATCTATGCGTTCCTCTTCTCCGACCTGCTGGTGCTCTGCAAGCGCAAGGGCGAGTCCAACTTCACGGTGTTCGACTACTGCCCCCGCAGCATGCTGACCCTGGCGTCGGGCGACTCACTGCCCCAGCTGCCCACCAAAGACATCAAGGATCCGACTAGTAAAAATCTCATGCTGATGACGCTGCTAGAGAACCACGAGCGCAAGACCATAGAACTT GTGCTGTCCTGTCCCTCGGTGTCCGATCAGCAGCGCTGGCTGGAGGCTATGCGTCCACCGGAGGCGGAAACACCTGGCGAGAAATTGTACGAGTCCTGGGACTGTCCGCAGGTCATTGCCAAGCACAGCTACGAATCTGATGAGCCAGATGTGCTACAGCTGGAGCTGGGCGACGTGGTAAACGTCTCACGCAAGCTGCCTGATG GCTGGTACCAGGGCGAACGCATCAGGGACGGCGCCGTCGGCTGGTTCCCCGGCAGCTACACGGAGGAGCTGAACTCGTCCCATGTACGCGCCCGCAATCTGAAGCAGCGCCATCGCCTGCTTACCTTTACCGCCACCTACCTGGAGGCGCAAAAGGGCAAATGA